In Paenibacillus dendritiformis, the DNA window TCGCCAAAAAGGAAGATGTGCAGGACATTGCCGACTTCAAAGGCGTGCGCTTCACGGAAGCGATGGAGGAAGCGGGCTTCGGTTTCCGCCAGGAACCGGTCAAGCCGCGGACCGATATTCAAGCGTTTGTCGAGCTGCATATTGAACAGGGCAGCGTCCTGGAACGCGAAGGCCTGTCCGTCGGCGTCGTTCACAGCATCGTCGGCCAGCGGCGCTTCACCGTCGAGATTGCGGGAGAGGCGAACCATGCCGGTACGACGCCGATGGGTTACCGCAAAGATGCGGTTCACGCGGCCGGCCGGATGATTCAGCAGATTCTGGATCTGGCCCAAGAGCATGGCGATCCGCTCGTGACGACGGTCGGCAAGATCGAGGTCAAGCCCAATGTGGTGAATGTCGTGCCAGGCAAGGCGCTGTTCACGCTCGATATCCGCCATACGGACAAAGCCGAGCTGATCCGGTTCACCGATGAAGTGACGGAGCTAATAAAGCGCACCGCCACAGCTATCGGCGTGGAATTGAAGATAGATATGTGGATGGACGAGGATCCGGTTCCGATGGATCAGCGGATTCTCGATGTACTGGAGCGGCAGTGCCGGTCGCATAACATTCCGTTCAAGCTGATGCATAGCGGAGCGGGTCACGATTCTCAGATTATGGCGAAATTTGTGCCTACGGCCATGCTGTTCGTTCCAAGCCGCAACGGAATCAGCCACAAT includes these proteins:
- the allC gene encoding allantoate deiminase, translating into MDNIQTETVRLVEWLSQFGEDPAGGVSRLLYSEAWTAAQKALEQYMQAEGFTTYYDEVGNLFGRLEGSQYPDETIMSGSHVDTVLNGGKYDGQYGILAALLAMKTLKEKYGQPLRTLEVVSFAEEEGSRFPYTFWGSKNVVGIAKKEDVQDIADFKGVRFTEAMEEAGFGFRQEPVKPRTDIQAFVELHIEQGSVLEREGLSVGVVHSIVGQRRFTVEIAGEANHAGTTPMGYRKDAVHAAGRMIQQILDLAQEHGDPLVTTVGKIEVKPNVVNVVPGKALFTLDIRHTDKAELIRFTDEVTELIKRTATAIGVELKIDMWMDEDPVPMDQRILDVLERQCRSHNIPFKLMHSGAGHDSQIMAKFVPTAMLFVPSRNGISHNPAEYTSPEHLADGVRALTYALHELAYQA